The following are from one region of the Paenibacillus sp. JZ16 genome:
- a CDS encoding BadF/BadG/BcrA/BcrD ATPase family protein produces MEIFIGVDGGGTKTEATVINSAGEVLSRYTGGSTNPYIVTFNKAMEELRTVLDGLLAPLFDKSLLFTSICLGMSGVSSADERRQVQSFLHSYLQQRQLSMHIYMRSEAEISLMAVLERQYGILAISGTGSNTYAITKSGDIHRVGGWGHLLGDEGSGYQIGLQTLKTVIKSHEGILPPTIMSSLIVAAYPLQHITDLKSYIYQPAITKQDIASFARCCIEAAEAGDEAADRILRQQAAELADTTSALIRQQAEFAESELVRIGSIFKHSPLFRETYAGILLSRYPRLRFPEGNRERTPAHGAALLACKLFTDGVSDLL; encoded by the coding sequence ATGGAAATTTTTATCGGTGTTGATGGTGGCGGTACCAAGACTGAAGCAACCGTTATCAATAGCGCTGGAGAAGTGTTGTCCCGGTATACCGGAGGTTCCACCAATCCTTATATTGTAACCTTTAATAAAGCGATGGAGGAACTCCGAACGGTGTTGGATGGGCTTCTGGCACCTCTTTTTGATAAGTCATTATTATTCACATCAATATGTCTTGGAATGTCAGGTGTGAGCTCTGCAGATGAACGACGCCAAGTTCAGTCTTTCCTTCATTCCTATCTCCAGCAGCGGCAGCTCTCGATGCATATTTACATGCGCTCGGAAGCCGAAATTTCATTAATGGCCGTACTGGAACGACAGTATGGAATCCTTGCGATCTCGGGAACCGGATCCAATACCTACGCTATAACCAAATCGGGAGACATTCACCGCGTCGGTGGCTGGGGACATCTTCTTGGAGACGAAGGCAGCGGTTATCAGATCGGACTTCAAACTCTGAAAACCGTCATTAAGAGCCATGAGGGCATTTTGCCACCCACCATCATGAGCAGCCTGATTGTTGCAGCCTATCCTCTCCAGCATATTACCGATCTCAAATCTTACATTTACCAGCCCGCTATAACGAAACAGGATATCGCTTCCTTCGCCCGCTGCTGCATAGAAGCAGCCGAAGCCGGTGATGAAGCGGCAGACCGTATCCTCCGGCAGCAGGCAGCAGAACTGGCCGATACAACAAGCGCTCTCATCAGGCAGCAAGCTGAATTCGCTGAGAGTGAACTCGTACGGATCGGCTCGATCTTCAAACATTCGCCATTGTTTCGGGAAACGTACGCCGGCATTCTGCTATCGCGTTATCCCCGCCTCCGGTTCCCTGAAGGAAATCGTGAACGTACACCCGCCCATGGTGCGGCTCTGTTAGCCTGCAAGCTATTTACAGACGGCGTCTCTGACTTGCTGTAG
- the murQ gene encoding N-acetylmuramic acid 6-phosphate etherase, which produces MTNILSQLTTEQPHENTQNIDQLSSEQIMILINSEDSLITDAIRELIPLIARAADLVVEAFQKGGRLFYIGAGTSGRIGILDASECPPTYGTDPSMVQGLIAGGFRAVKEAIEGAEDSEELGEQDINENGINEKDVVIGIAASGRTPYVLGAMRRAKERGAVVIGLCNNYESPMHQYADFVIEAVVGPEVIMGSTRMKAGTSQKLILNMLTTTAMIRIGKVYKNLMVDLNPSNNKLVHRAKRIITLATGASEDAVEKAYHEAGAHVKTAIVMLLANVSASEASKLLDGTSGFVRSAIDMKTTK; this is translated from the coding sequence ATGACGAATATTCTAAGTCAATTGACAACCGAACAGCCTCATGAAAATACGCAGAACATTGATCAGTTGAGCTCAGAACAAATTATGATCCTCATCAATAGCGAGGATAGCCTGATCACTGATGCGATCCGCGAGCTTATTCCTCTTATAGCCAGAGCTGCAGATCTCGTCGTGGAAGCTTTCCAGAAGGGCGGCAGATTGTTCTATATAGGTGCCGGAACCAGCGGTCGAATCGGGATTCTGGACGCCTCCGAGTGTCCGCCTACCTACGGAACAGACCCTTCCATGGTGCAGGGATTGATCGCAGGTGGTTTCAGAGCCGTGAAGGAAGCTATCGAAGGTGCCGAGGATAGCGAAGAGTTAGGTGAACAGGATATCAATGAAAACGGTATCAACGAAAAGGATGTTGTCATCGGCATCGCTGCAAGCGGCCGAACACCCTACGTTCTTGGGGCGATGAGACGCGCCAAAGAGCGTGGAGCCGTTGTCATCGGACTCTGTAATAACTACGAATCGCCGATGCATCAGTACGCGGATTTTGTAATTGAAGCTGTTGTCGGACCCGAAGTAATTATGGGCTCCACGCGCATGAAGGCCGGTACTTCGCAAAAGCTGATTCTGAACATGCTGACAACGACCGCCATGATTCGAATCGGCAAGGTGTACAAAAACCTGATGGTCGACCTCAACCCGTCCAATAACAAGCTTGTGCACCGCGCCAAACGAATCATTACCCTGGCAACCGGAGCATCAGAGGATGCTGTGGAGAAGGCGTACCATGAAGCCGGCGCCCACGTCAAAACCGCTATCGTGATGCTGCTGGCTAATGTCAGTGCCTCGGAAGCGTCCAAACTGCTTGACGGCACCAGCGGATTTGTGCGCAGCGCGATCGATATGAAAACGACGAAGTAA
- a CDS encoding SDR family oxidoreductase gives MNDITGKIVMITGANSGMGLAATVELAKSGAHVIMACRSQSRGEAALRQALQESGSSNIELMTLDLGSFDSIRAFASDFKAKYDRLDVLVNNAGVVTIKRELTQDGYEAMMGVNHLGHFLLTNELLEPLQHARQGRIVNVSSGAHKVGSIHFDDPNLDKGFNVAKGYAQSKLANILFTKELARRLQPTRVTVNTLHPGAVSTSIGVNRDTGFGNAVHKMLRPFFLTPLEGARTTIYLASSPEVEHVTGEYYVKCKPAKITEKARDPKLAARLWEWSEQQVGWKSDQGR, from the coding sequence ATGAATGATATAACAGGCAAAATCGTCATGATAACAGGGGCGAACTCCGGCATGGGTTTGGCTGCGACAGTGGAGCTGGCAAAAAGCGGAGCGCATGTGATCATGGCTTGTCGTAGTCAATCGAGGGGCGAAGCGGCTCTTCGGCAAGCGTTGCAGGAGAGCGGCAGCTCGAACATCGAGCTGATGACGCTGGATTTGGGGTCTTTTGATAGCATCAGAGCGTTTGCTTCCGACTTTAAGGCCAAATATGACAGACTCGATGTATTGGTGAACAACGCGGGTGTGGTCACCATCAAGCGGGAATTGACGCAGGACGGATATGAGGCCATGATGGGGGTCAATCATCTGGGGCATTTTTTGCTGACGAACGAACTGCTGGAGCCTCTTCAGCATGCCCGGCAGGGGAGGATCGTGAACGTATCCTCTGGCGCGCATAAAGTGGGCAGCATCCATTTTGATGACCCTAATCTCGATAAGGGATTTAATGTGGCCAAAGGGTACGCGCAGTCCAAATTGGCGAATATTCTATTCACGAAGGAGCTGGCGCGTCGGCTGCAGCCGACAAGGGTCACGGTCAATACGCTCCATCCTGGCGCCGTCAGCACCAGCATTGGCGTAAACAGGGATACAGGCTTTGGCAATGCGGTTCACAAGATGCTTCGCCCGTTCTTCTTAACGCCCCTTGAAGGAGCTCGGACAACGATATACTTGGCTTCAAGTCCTGAAGTGGAGCATGTGACGGGGGAATACTACGTCAAATGCAAACCGGCCAAAATCACCGAGAAGGCAAGGGATCCGAAGCTGGCCGCTCGTCTGTGGGAGTGGAGTGAACAACAGGTAGGATGGAAGTCGGACCAGGGTCGATGA